The Pseudanabaena yagii GIHE-NHR1 genome segment AAGAAAATTGCCTTTGATTTGCTAGAACTCTATGCTAAGCGATCGCAACAGGTTGGTTATTCTTTCCCGCCCGATAATCCTTGGCAACAGGAAATGGAAGATTCTTTTCCCTATCAAGCCACACCTGACCAATTAAAGGCAACTCAAGATGTCAAACAAGACATGGAAAGTTCCCGCCCTATGGATCGCCTTGTGTGTGGTGATGTCGGTTTCGGGAAAACAGAAGTTGCGATTCGGACGATCTTTAAAGCAGTAACTTCTGGTAAACAGGCGGCGCTCCTCGTTCCGACAACCATTCTCGCGCAGCAGCATTACCACAGCCTCCAAGAGCGCTATGCTGCCTATCCCGTCAATATTGCCCTACTGAACCGCTTTAAGAGTACTTCCGAAAAGAAAGAAATTATCCGCAAGCTGAAAACAGGTGAATTAGATGTTGTCGTGGGTACGCACCAGCTTTTAGCCAAGGATGTGGAATTTAAGGATTTGGGGCTACTCGTCATTGACGAAGAGCAACGCTTCGGAGTGGCGCAAAAAGAGAAAATCAAAACCATGAAAACGGAAGTGGATGTGCTAACTCTCTCGGCAACACCAATTCCCAGAACCCTTTATATGGCAATGTCTGGCGTGCGGGAAATGAGTCTAATTACGACACCACCTCCATCGAGGCGATCGATCATGACCCATTTATCCCGCTATAACCTCGAATTAGTTCGCGCTGCGATTCGGCAAGAACTCGATCGCGGTGGGCAGATTTTCTATGTGGTGTCACGCATTGATGATATCGAGGAGGTTTCGGCAAAAGTCCATGAAATGCTGCCATCGGTACGCATGGCGATCGCCCACGGCCAGATGCCCGAATCAGAGCTAGAGTCAACCATGCTTAGCTTTAGTAGTGGCGAAGCGGACATGATGATCTGTACCACGATTATCGAATCAGGCTTAGACATTCCAAGGGTAAACACCATCATTATCGAAGATGCCCAAAGGTTTGGACTTGCTCAGCTTTATCAGTTGCGTGGTCGTGTCGGTCGTGCAGGTATCCAAGCCCATGCATGGCTCTTTTATCAAGAAAAAGGGGAACTTACCGATGTGGCTCGGAAACGCCTCAAGGCAATTCAAGAATTTACCCATCTTGGCTCAGGTTATCAGTTAGCCATGCGTGATATGGAAATTAGAGGTGTCGGCAATCTCCTCGGTGCTGAGCAATCGGGACAAATTAACACGATCGGCTTTGATCTCTATATGGAGATGCTCCAAGAGGCGATCGCCGAAATACGTGGCTCGGAAATTCCTGAAGTCGATGATACACAGGTAGATCTACCGATTACCGCCTTTATCCCTGCAGAATATATCCCCGATGGCGATCGCAAGATGAGTGCCTACCGCTCCGTATCTTCTGTAACCTCACGCCGCGAACTCGCCCAAATCATTGAAGAATGGAATGATTGCTATGGCAAAGTACCTGCACCAGCGATGCAACTGGTTAAAGTGATGGAATTGAAACTGATTGCCAAACGCATCGGTTTCTCGCGCATCAAACCCGACGGCAAACAACACGTTGTCCTCGAATCAAAGATGGAAGAACCTGCTTGGAAATTACTCCATGAGCATCTCCCTAGCCATTTGCGATCGCGCTTTGTCTATAGCAAAGGTAATGTCACCGTGCGTGGCTTAGGTACACTTTCCCACGACAAGCAGCTTGATAGCCTAATCGAATGGCTAGACACAATGCAACTTGCGAAGTCGGTAGCTTAGTTTTACATAACTCTTAACTCAATTCCCATCAGAAGAAAATGGTCGAAACAAATCATGATTCTCCTACTCTAGGAATAGATACTTGGACAGCAGATCGGGTGGTAGCTCTAGCCCCCGATCCTTCATCAGCAAAGAATGGTAAAGGCTTAGCAACATTAAATAAATGGAGCAATTTGGGCAAGGAACAACAAATAATTTGGGGTGAATGCAAAGGTAGTGGGAAAGATCCCTATCGCATACAGGTTGACTTGTCTGAGCCTGCATTTCGCTGTAGTTGTCCTAGCCGCAAATTCCCTTGCAAGCATGGTTTGGGATTACTATTTTTGATGGTCAGCCAACCCACAGTTTTAACTGAGGGAACCCCGCCTGATTGGGTAGCTGATTGGATTGCATCACGGACGAAACGCGAAGAGAAACAAAAGCAAAAGCTAAATCAACTTGAAAAAGCGATCGATCCTGAGGCTCAAGCCAAACGTGCTCATGCCAGACTCAACAAGGTCAAAGCAGGAGTTCAGGATTTACAAATGTGGCTCAATGACTTAATCCGTCAGGGTTTAACCTCAGTACGAACAGAGTCTTACCAGTTTTGGGAACAGCCTGCGGCGCGGATGGTCGATGCTCAAGCGCCGAGTTTAGCCAGACAGTTGCGGGAGATTCCCAGTATCATTAATTCGGGTACAGGTTGGGAATCGAGACTATTAGCGAAATTAGGCAAATTATATTTACTTTTGGAAAGTTTTCAGCGTCTAGAGTCTCTTCCCTTACCCAATCAAGCTGATATTCGCAATCAAATCGGCTGGACGCAAAACCAATCCGAACTGATAACTGCTCTGGAAAATTCCTCAACTTCATCTCAATCATCTCAATATTTACAGCAGGATCTCTGGCTAGTCATGGGACAGCAAATAGAAACAGAGGAACGTCTGCGCGTTAGTCGGACTTGGCTTTGGGGTAAGCACAGTCACCGTTATGCCCTATTACTACAATTTGCTCATGGGACTCAAGCTTTTGAGGTAAATTTCGGTCTAGGGACTTCGTTAGAAGCAGAACTTGCATTTTTCGAGAGTGCCTATCCGCTTCGTGCAATTATCAAATCTAGAGAGAACTCGTCATCGTTTGTATCCGTAGGCGAGATTGTTGGATATGAAACTATTGATTTAGCGATCACCTCTTACAGTAGCGCCCTAGTTAAAAATCCTTGGTTAGAAAGATTTCCCCTCACCCTTCAGCAGGTCATCCCATTACATAGGGATGGCAAATGGTTTATTCGCGATCGCGCCAATAATCTGTTAGCGATCGATCCAAGGTTTGAGAGAGTCTGGACAATCTTGGCTTTAAGTGGTGGACATCCTGTAATGATATTTGGGGAATGGAATGACAATCATCTTTATCCCTTAAGTATTTGGGTTGAAGGAAACTTTTATAGTGCTTAAAAAGTGCTTGATCTACCGTGAAATTGAAAATTGCAGTAATTAATCAATTAGTCTCGATATAAAGAGATTGTAGTAATTATTAGGGAATATCGTGCGATTTCAGCAATTTATAACCACCAAAAATGCCATAAATCTTTAAACGTAAATACGTAAAAACATATATTTTTGCAAAAGGTCTATGTTATTCTTGTTACAGGGAATAGGATAAAAACTGTTATTACAAAAATACAACGAATTACTCAAACTTATAGTTTGTTGTATTTTTGTTTTGTGATAAGTTGGAATCCTAAAAATTTTCTGCATAGTCAATCAATGGTAATTGATTGATAGTTTCATGAACTCAAACAAATGTTTGGTGGGGGTAGGCTTATATCTAGTAATTACACAAATTGTTATCTGAATTTTTATAGATTTTATCTAAAGTTAGAGCATTTGCAGTGCGTTGAGCTGAGTTAAAAACTAGAGGAGTTTTGGAAGATGTGGCTTCACCACATTTTTGTAAGCTTATCTGTAATACTTCAAGCTTCAGCATTGTTGCAAAGAAAGGAATTAGAAATATATGACTAATTTTTTAAAACTATTGAATTCATAGTTTTTTAGATGTCAACTTTATAACTAACTGATGTTACGTGGAACTCTTCTAAAGCCCTTACCCCTAGCTCCTCTCACGCAGGAGAGGGGAACAAGAAAATAATTTAGGTTTTGCTCCCCTTCTCCTGCGGGAGAAGGGGTTGGGGGATGAGGGGCGATCCTAGTTCCACGTAACATCAGTAACTAAGATATTTTTAAAACTTTATTCAAAATTTATAAATAGATACATAAGTATTAGATATATTCGCATTTATTTACATTTGTTAGACAGTCTTGTAACGCAATCTGATCTGTTGAACAAATTCACAAGAAATATACCTATGTTGATAGAGTCAATGAGCCAACAAGGATTAATTCTTATTGTTGATGATGAGCCAGCCAATCTTAACGTTCTTTCAGATGTCTTAATTGCTGAGAGATATGATGTGGCTATTGCTAATAGTGGGGAGCGAGCGATAACGATAGTCAATCGACAATTACCAGATCTAATCCTGTTAGATATCCATATGCCTGATATGGATGGTTTTGCTGTCTGTCAAAAACTCAAAGAAAATCAGAGAACCTCTGCAATTCCTGTCATTTTTATGACAGCCTTAAACGATATAGACAATAAAGTCAAAGGCTTTGAATTGGGAGCTGTAGACTATATTACGAAGCCTTTTAATGTCCGAGAGCTATTAGCACGGATCAAGAACCATTTACAGTTAACCAGAGTCACCCAAAACTTAGAAAAGGTAAAAGAACAATTATCCCTAGTTTTAAAAGGTTCTAACGATGGTTGGTGGGATTTTGATCTATTACAAAATCAGGCTTATAACTCTCCCCGCTGGTGGGATATGTTGGGATATACAGATAGGGAGATAGAATCGTCCTTCGAGAATTGGCAAAAGTTAATACATCCAGACGATCGCGATCGCGTAAATGCCCAAATAATTACTACTGAAAGTAATAGTCAGCAACATCTCCTTGAATTTGAATATCGTTTATTGCATAAACAAGGGCATTATGTGCCCATTTATGCGAGGGCACTTTTGCAACGAGATGATACGGGTAAAGCGATCCGTATCTCTGGTACTAATAGCGATCTCACTGCTTGGAAGCAAAAGGAATCAGAACTGCAACAAGCTCTTAAAACAGTACATGAACTCAACCTTGAGCTAGAAAATAGAGTAGCGGAACGTACTCAGACTCTACAAAGACTCATGGCAGCGATCGAGGCTAGCATTGATGGCATCGCTGTTGTTAATGAAGAAGGCAAATATATTTATATTAATGCTGCCCATCTTGATTTGTTTGGCTATCAACATCCTAGCGAGCTGATTGGTGAAACTTGGAAAGTATTTTACTATCCTGACGAGGTACAGCGCATTGAGCAAGAAGTTTTCCCCATCATTGGTGAAACTCAAAAATGGCGGGGAGAGGCGATCGCGAAACGACGGGACGGCAGCACATTTATCGAAGAACTATCACTGACGATGGTTCAAGGTGTGGGGCTAATCTGCGTATGTAGGGATGTGACAGATCGCAAAGAAATGGAAAATGGTATTCGTCAATCATTAGCCAAAGAAAAAGAACTCAGTCAACTCCGTTCTAACTTTATTTCGACAGCATCCCATGAGTTTCGGACTCCACTTACGATTATTTCATCTTCATCCTCAATTCTAGAAAATTATAGCGATCGCTTAACTGAAGACAAGAAAAGTAGCCATTTGCAACGCATTCAATCTAGCGTCAATCATATGGTGAATTTACTAGATGATGTGCTTACTGTAAATCGAGCTGAAGTTAACAAATTAGACTTCAATCCAGAAATAGTTGATCTTGTTACTTTTTGCCAAAATATCACTGAAGAAATCCAACTAAGTACTAAAGAACATAGTATTAGTTTCTTTGCCATATCAAATAATCTTGATGAGACTGATTTAACAACTCTAAATATTCGATGTGATGTTAAACTCATGCGGCAAATTATTACAAATCTTTTAAGCAATGCGATTAAATATACGCCAGATGGGGGAATGATATATCTATGGCTAATGCAGCAGGATAACAATGCAGTTTTAAAGGTACAAGATCATGGCATCGGCATTCCTATTGATGATCAAACAAAGTTATTTGATTCGTTTTATCGAGCTGGAAATGTCGGCAATATATCTGGAACTGGTCTGGGATTAGCTATTGTCAAAAAATGTGTTGATTTACATAACGGCGTAATTGGAGTGGAAAGTGCCATCAATGAAGGGACAACTTTTACTGTAATTCTCCCTAAGAGTCCTAACATTTCTAACAGTCCTAAGCGAATCCATGAAATGTTAATTAATTAACTCATTAAACTGTTCAAATTACACCTTTGTGAATTCCTCTAAATATTAGACATGAAAAAGATTTTAGTAATAGAAGACTCTAAGGAAGTTTGTGATAATATCCAACAAATTCTGGAATTAGAAGATTTTAATGTAATTACTGCTATCAATGGACGTATTGGGATCGAGTTAGCCCAACGTCAGAATCCTGATTTAATCATTTGCGATGTCATGATGCCAGAAATTGATGGCTATGGTGTACTAGAGACATTACAAAAAGATGTCATAGCCCGACATATTCCTTTTATATTTTTAACAGCTAAAGCTGAATATAGGAGTATGCGTCAGGGTTTTGAATTAGGAGCCGATGACTATTTAACTAAACCTTTTTCACCTAATGATCTTTTAAAAGCGATATCTGTGCGGTTGCACAAGAAGACATTTGCCGCCAATTATTTAAATGAGCAATCTCAAGATCATTTATATCTATGGGAACATGAGCAAATCCAACAAATCCAACAACAAATTGATGGTGCTAAGGTATCTTTGCTCAGTTCAGTAGATTTAACACTCTTGGAAGCACTTAAGCGATCGCTCGATAAACTAGAAGATCCCAAGCAAAGAGAAATATTTATTTTCTATCAACCTCAAATTAATTTAAAATCAGGGAGGATTAGCGGGATTGAGGCTTTGGTGCGTTGGCAACATCCAGAGTATGGATTTATTACACCAAGCAAATTTATTCCAATTGCTGAAACCACAGGGCTGATTAGACGACTGGATACATGGGTCTTGCAACAAGCCTGTCAAAATGCTCACCAATGGCAAAGTATTCAAGAAAATCTAACAGTTTCAGTTAATATTTCTGCCAATCAATTTAGAAATCCAGATTTTTATTTAACCGTTCAACAAACCCTTATTGAGCAGGAACTTAAACCTAGTTTGCTGAATTTAGAAATCTCAGAAAATATTGTAATTCAAGATTCTAATCTGACAATTGATCGACTGAATAAGCTCAGAAGTCTAGGTGTTCGGATTGCTATTGATAATT includes the following:
- a CDS encoding SWIM zinc finger family protein, giving the protein MVETNHDSPTLGIDTWTADRVVALAPDPSSAKNGKGLATLNKWSNLGKEQQIIWGECKGSGKDPYRIQVDLSEPAFRCSCPSRKFPCKHGLGLLFLMVSQPTVLTEGTPPDWVADWIASRTKREEKQKQKLNQLEKAIDPEAQAKRAHARLNKVKAGVQDLQMWLNDLIRQGLTSVRTESYQFWEQPAARMVDAQAPSLARQLREIPSIINSGTGWESRLLAKLGKLYLLLESFQRLESLPLPNQADIRNQIGWTQNQSELITALENSSTSSQSSQYLQQDLWLVMGQQIETEERLRVSRTWLWGKHSHRYALLLQFAHGTQAFEVNFGLGTSLEAELAFFESAYPLRAIIKSRENSSSFVSVGEIVGYETIDLAITSYSSALVKNPWLERFPLTLQQVIPLHRDGKWFIRDRANNLLAIDPRFERVWTILALSGGHPVMIFGEWNDNHLYPLSIWVEGNFYSA
- a CDS encoding response regulator; the protein is MLIESMSQQGLILIVDDEPANLNVLSDVLIAERYDVAIANSGERAITIVNRQLPDLILLDIHMPDMDGFAVCQKLKENQRTSAIPVIFMTALNDIDNKVKGFELGAVDYITKPFNVRELLARIKNHLQLTRVTQNLEKVKEQLSLVLKGSNDGWWDFDLLQNQAYNSPRWWDMLGYTDREIESSFENWQKLIHPDDRDRVNAQIITTESNSQQHLLEFEYRLLHKQGHYVPIYARALLQRDDTGKAIRISGTNSDLTAWKQKESELQQALKTVHELNLELENRVAERTQTLQRLMAAIEASIDGIAVVNEEGKYIYINAAHLDLFGYQHPSELIGETWKVFYYPDEVQRIEQEVFPIIGETQKWRGEAIAKRRDGSTFIEELSLTMVQGVGLICVCRDVTDRKEMENGIRQSLAKEKELSQLRSNFISTASHEFRTPLTIISSSSSILENYSDRLTEDKKSSHLQRIQSSVNHMVNLLDDVLTVNRAEVNKLDFNPEIVDLVTFCQNITEEIQLSTKEHSISFFAISNNLDETDLTTLNIRCDVKLMRQIITNLLSNAIKYTPDGGMIYLWLMQQDNNAVLKVQDHGIGIPIDDQTKLFDSFYRAGNVGNISGTGLGLAIVKKCVDLHNGVIGVESAINEGTTFTVILPKSPNISNSPKRIHEMLIN
- the mfd gene encoding transcription-repair coupling factor, producing MPFSSVIRSLIRSPLTDELESKLARNHQLTLSGLSRVSKGLVSSTLSQRQERLMLVITSTIEEAGRWAVQLETMGWHTVHYYPNSDMLPYEPYQPESEVIWGQMQVLADLADWHEQEGEKKKMVIVATDRALQKHLPSPQKFNDYCVQLEVGCEIKLRDLAENLTIMGYENASTVETEGQWARRGDIIDIFPVSSEMPVRIDWFGDEIERIREFDPATQRALDSIPSVLLTPISYGHILGSLEFSDQDAEDEFSSKGFAVHPLSSASLLDYLPEPEQCLVVIDELEQCQAHCDRWYESAEELFPAFLHPSPNGRGAGGEGKLHRAFAECLAEITKFYRLDLFELAEENRGINMSSRPVPAIPHQFGKIAQTIRDYREQKYKIILISAQPSRTVALLQEHDCQAQFIPNVRDYPAIEKTHNLRIAVALKYSGIAEIQGFVLPTYRIVVISDREFFGQHALGTPNYVRKRRRAASKQVDLNKLSPGDYVVHKNHGVGQFVKLEKLTVNNETREYLVLKYADGLLRVVVDQMSILSRYRGMHEAKPELHKMTGKAWANTTTKAKKAIKKIAFDLLELYAKRSQQVGYSFPPDNPWQQEMEDSFPYQATPDQLKATQDVKQDMESSRPMDRLVCGDVGFGKTEVAIRTIFKAVTSGKQAALLVPTTILAQQHYHSLQERYAAYPVNIALLNRFKSTSEKKEIIRKLKTGELDVVVGTHQLLAKDVEFKDLGLLVIDEEQRFGVAQKEKIKTMKTEVDVLTLSATPIPRTLYMAMSGVREMSLITTPPPSRRSIMTHLSRYNLELVRAAIRQELDRGGQIFYVVSRIDDIEEVSAKVHEMLPSVRMAIAHGQMPESELESTMLSFSSGEADMMICTTIIESGLDIPRVNTIIIEDAQRFGLAQLYQLRGRVGRAGIQAHAWLFYQEKGELTDVARKRLKAIQEFTHLGSGYQLAMRDMEIRGVGNLLGAEQSGQINTIGFDLYMEMLQEAIAEIRGSEIPEVDDTQVDLPITAFIPAEYIPDGDRKMSAYRSVSSVTSRRELAQIIEEWNDCYGKVPAPAMQLVKVMELKLIAKRIGFSRIKPDGKQHVVLESKMEEPAWKLLHEHLPSHLRSRFVYSKGNVTVRGLGTLSHDKQLDSLIEWLDTMQLAKSVA
- a CDS encoding two-component system response regulator, with translation MKKILVIEDSKEVCDNIQQILELEDFNVITAINGRIGIELAQRQNPDLIICDVMMPEIDGYGVLETLQKDVIARHIPFIFLTAKAEYRSMRQGFELGADDYLTKPFSPNDLLKAISVRLHKKTFAANYLNEQSQDHLYLWEHEQIQQIQQQIDGAKVSLLSSVDLTLLEALKRSLDKLEDPKQREIFIFYQPQINLKSGRISGIEALVRWQHPEYGFITPSKFIPIAETTGLIRRLDTWVLQQACQNAHQWQSIQENLTVSVNISANQFRNPDFYLTVQQTLIEQELKPSLLNLEISENIVIQDSNLTIDRLNKLRSLGVRIAIDNFGTGHSSLICLQKFLPNFIKLDQCFVNNIDVNLANATIVKSLVEMAHNLNCQAVGVGVEVVAELNFLKTYNCDMMQGFLFSNPLPCHKIEQLLIGDKRLISY